ATCCCGAGATCCGGAAATATTATCAAAAGATCGGGGCCACAACCACCGAGAGTTATGTCAAATGGATCGATCTGGAGCCTGAGCGGAACCAAATCAGCTTCAAGCGTTACGACCGCGAATTGGAACGCCTCGGGCGTTATGGCGTCAAGTGGCAGCCGTTCCTGATCTGTGGTCCGTGGTATTCGGTGCCCTACTGGTACAAGGAAGGAAGGGACAGTCATTTCTTCAAGTGCCTCGAACATGGGAAGGATTCCGGCATCCAGTCCATCTGGAACGAAAAGTTCAAGGCGCCGACCCGCCGCTTCCTCCGGATGTTTCACGATCATTATCAGGACAGGGATGATCGTCTCGACTCGATCCTGCTAGGCATCAGCGGCGATTACGGCGAAGCGATTTATCCGTGCATCGGCAATTTTGACGGCCAGTATCACACCCATCGCGGCTTCTGGTGTGCGGACGAGCATGCCATCCGCGATTTTCAAAAGCATTTCCGCAAAAAATTCAGGACAATCCGAAGACTGAATGCGCGCTGGGGCAGCTCGTATGCGAATTTTCGCGCGATGCGGCCGTTCCTGCGCAAGGACGCCCCCTCCCGCCGCGCCATGGTCGATATGGTCTATTGGTACCGCGAAGCCATGCTCAAGCATGCCGAGTTCTGGATCCAGGAGGCCCGCAAGCTCTGGAAGACGAAGGACATTTACCTCTGCATGGGCGGCGACGGCTCCGCCGAGGAGGGCCAGCATTATACCGCCGCGGCCAGGCTCTGCGCCAAATACAAGGTGGGCATCCGTGACACCAACTCACGGGACAATTTCCGGTTCCTGAATACATACCAATGCCCCACTGCGGTCGCCACGAACTATTACAAAACCTATTGCGGTTTCGAATCATCGCACGGATCGACCCCCAAATTCATCGTGGCGCGGATATTTGCCTTTATCATTAGTGGCGCCAAAGAGTTTCATGAATACAGTTTCCAGAACAAGAAGGATGTTGTGAAATATTTTCGCCGCTTCCGCAAATGGATGGACCTCCGCTTCCGCCGCAAAGTCGATGTGGCGGTATTTTCATCCGAAGCCTATGTCAACTGGGTGCATGAACACGCAACCGCCTGGGACATCAAGGAATTCCCCTGGGGGCTGCCCAAAAGGCCCCATGCCCTTTTCGACAAGCTGCGCTACCATTTTGATTTTGATCTGGTGAACGACTCGTTGATCCGCGACGGCATTCTGGACCGCTACAAGGCCCTGATCGTGCCGGGTTTTACCATCATCGAAGATGATATACTCAAGCTCATTCGCAGGCGAGCCAAGGCCGGGCACAAAACCATCATCTACGGGCCCAATCAACTGGAAACTGTCGCCGGAAAAGACATCCAGATCGCCCATGCGGAACCGGTTGCGGCCCCGGGCAAGCTGCTGGCTTCACTGCGGCAGCTTAACATCCCTGTAAAAGCTAAAAGAGACGGTATCTTCGAAGTGCCCGACCGTTGCGGCCGTACCCTTTGCTATGACGAAAGAAAGGACCGGATTTACTGGAAGAGGCCCTAACCTTCTATTAAAGTTCTGAGTCCAGGGCCTCTGTCGCTTCCTCGGCGTTCCCCGTCGCCTCTTCCGGATTGATGCCAAAATCCCTCATGACCTGATTGTAAAGTACTGTGAAATCATATTGCGCCAGCAATTGCACCCTGCTGATGGGCACCCCTGCGGCATTAAGAACCGAATCCACAAATTCATCATGCTCCGCATTGCCTGCTTGTTCGGGACCGGCATCATCAAGTTCGATAACGCCAAGCGTGGTCAGATCATCGATTCGCAGACAGACAAAATCCAGGCGCTTCCGGGTAAGCCGGTTGAAGGTGTTCTGCCATTCGCTTTTATTGCGCAGGGTCTGCGGTCGGACAACATCCGCAAGCCGTACCTTTGGACAGATGATTGCCGCCTGATCGAACAATTGTACAAGATGCACATAAAGATAGGCTTCCTCCGGCGTCATGAGCGCTGGAGCCGGTTCATAGCCGGGACGGCCGGCTCCGTCTGGAAACATCTGCCCGGAATCGGCAAGAGCGTTGCGCGCTTTATTTGATGCGTTCACGGCAATCACGATGATGCCGGCCAAAACCAGCAGTCCTATAACCGCCGCCACAAAAATTGTAATCGGATCCGTCATTTTATTTGCTCCTCAAATCCCACAACGGCCAACTGAACCCCTTAACACTTAATATATATGAAATTTCGCGCCAAGCGCAAGTCCACCAGGACTTCAGATTGTTACAATAGCCGTTTATTTTCGGATTCGCGATATGAACCGGATTGCCCTTTGTTAATCCGACTGCTACAGTAGCCTATGAATCTTTCCAAACGCGGCGAATACGCCCTCCGGGCGCTTATTGCCTTGGGTATTGCACAAAGTACAGGCCGCGAGCTGGTTCCGCTTCGTGAACTTGCAAAAAACGAGAACATTCCGGGCAAATTTCTCGAACAAATCCTCATTCAGCTTCGTGAGAATGGCTATGTGCAAACGAAGAGGGGCAAGCTGGGTGGTTATTTTTTGGCCAGGCCCATGGACAACATCTCCATTGGCCAGGTGGTACGTCTGATCGACGGACCACTGGCCCCCATAAGTTGCGTCAGTCAAACAGCTTATAAAAAATGCTCCTGCCCGGATGAAGCCAACTGCGGCCTTCGGATATTGATGTTGGATGTTCGAAACGCGATTGCCAATATTTTGGATCGTTACACCTTGGCCGACTCGGTATCGGCGACACTTTCGAAAAAAGCGAGCCCGGCGAAATAAAATACTAGACAAAGTCCATAGATTTAATGTAGTTTTAATCTATATCAATTTAATAGTATTTTAAATCGCCATGAATGACCTTGCAAACGAACAAAAAAACGGCCTTTCCGCGCAGGAAGCAGAGATCCTGCGCGCGGTCCGCGGCCTCCATTACGGCAGCGTGATCGTCACGGTCCACGAACACCGGATCGTTGAAGTCAGCCGACAGGAAAAAATCCGTTTTCAGCCCACACCCGGAAAAAAAATTTAGGCAGGCTTACCCCACCAGACCACTGGAGCACGAACCAAGAAAATTGAAATTCCACCGGACCACCGGCGAGCAAACCAAAAGACAATAAAGTCGATTACAAGGAGGAATATTCAAATGAAACAACAATTGATTAAATGGAGTCTGGCCGCCGGTCTTGCGCTGATAAGCGCTACATCGAACGTACGGGCTGATGGCGGCGATGTCGGCCCTCTCGTGGACCTGCTCGTTGAAAAAGGCGTTCTCACTTCCCAGGAAGGATTGAATGCGCGCGATGAATTGCTCAAAGACTACAAATCCACCGGAGGCGGCATTTTGTCCGTAGGCTCACCGGCAGTCAAAGGACTGAAGCTCTACGGGGACGTGCGCCTGCGCTATCAATGGGACAAAACCGCCATCAACACCGGCTACACAGGTTCCAAAGCGGGCGGTATCGTCAACGATATTCAGGAGCGCAACCGCAATTTGTACCGGGTGCGTTTGGGCGCCGAGTATCTGTTCACTGACAACTTCAAGGCGGGCGTACGCCTGGCCACCAACGCGGGCGGCAACCACAACAGCGCCAACGCCGACTTTGGTACAGGCGCCAAATCCTGGCCTGCCAACAACTCGGTGTTTGTGGACCTGGCTTATCTGACCTGGGACAAAGCCTTCGGGCAGGACTGGTTGAGCCTGACAGCGGGACGCCAGTTGCAGCCGCACAACATCCTCAACGGCTGGACCTGGGACAGCGACATCAATCCCGACGGCGGACTGATCAAACTCGGCAACTTCCATCCCTTCAGCAAGGATTTCACCGTTGGTTCCACCCACGGCATTTATGTCTGGGGCGATCAGGCCACGGCCGACAATACATTTACGTCCAGCACGTTCAGCAGTGGGCAAAACACCTCCAGCGATCCCT
This DNA window, taken from Candidatus Methylacidiphilales bacterium, encodes the following:
- a CDS encoding family 14 glycosylhydrolase; translation: MNHTKRINIGANWSPAYDPEIRKYYQKIGATTTESYVKWIDLEPERNQISFKRYDRELERLGRYGVKWQPFLICGPWYSVPYWYKEGRDSHFFKCLEHGKDSGIQSIWNEKFKAPTRRFLRMFHDHYQDRDDRLDSILLGISGDYGEAIYPCIGNFDGQYHTHRGFWCADEHAIRDFQKHFRKKFRTIRRLNARWGSSYANFRAMRPFLRKDAPSRRAMVDMVYWYREAMLKHAEFWIQEARKLWKTKDIYLCMGGDGSAEEGQHYTAAARLCAKYKVGIRDTNSRDNFRFLNTYQCPTAVATNYYKTYCGFESSHGSTPKFIVARIFAFIISGAKEFHEYSFQNKKDVVKYFRRFRKWMDLRFRRKVDVAVFSSEAYVNWVHEHATAWDIKEFPWGLPKRPHALFDKLRYHFDFDLVNDSLIRDGILDRYKALIVPGFTIIEDDILKLIRRRAKAGHKTIIYGPNQLETVAGKDIQIAHAEPVAAPGKLLASLRQLNIPVKAKRDGIFEVPDRCGRTLCYDERKDRIYWKRP
- a CDS encoding DUF2726 domain-containing protein, whose amino-acid sequence is MTDPITIFVAAVIGLLVLAGIIVIAVNASNKARNALADSGQMFPDGAGRPGYEPAPALMTPEEAYLYVHLVQLFDQAAIICPKVRLADVVRPQTLRNKSEWQNTFNRLTRKRLDFVCLRIDDLTTLGVIELDDAGPEQAGNAEHDEFVDSVLNAAGVPISRVQLLAQYDFTVLYNQVMRDFGINPEEATGNAEEATEALDSEL
- a CDS encoding Rrf2 family transcriptional regulator, which codes for MNLSKRGEYALRALIALGIAQSTGRELVPLRELAKNENIPGKFLEQILIQLRENGYVQTKRGKLGGYFLARPMDNISIGQVVRLIDGPLAPISCVSQTAYKKCSCPDEANCGLRILMLDVRNAIANILDRYTLADSVSATLSKKASPAK
- a CDS encoding YezD family protein, encoding MNDLANEQKNGLSAQEAEILRAVRGLHYGSVIVTVHEHRIVEVSRQEKIRFQPTPGKKI
- a CDS encoding putative porin; the protein is MKQQLIKWSLAAGLALISATSNVRADGGDVGPLVDLLVEKGVLTSQEGLNARDELLKDYKSTGGGILSVGSPAVKGLKLYGDVRLRYQWDKTAINTGYTGSKAGGIVNDIQERNRNLYRVRLGAEYLFTDNFKAGVRLATNAGGNHNSANADFGTGAKSWPANNSVFVDLAYLTWDKAFGQDWLSLTAGRQLQPHNILNGWTWDSDINPDGGLIKLGNFHPFSKDFTVGSTHGIYVWGDQATADNTFTSSTFSSGQNTSSDPFLFVNQVDLAYKFSDSWNLRVSPAFVNGAGDSSTKTNNNVNPGWSDAAAFDINYLNVFLVDAALDTPFFLNNSKGKFYGEYGVNLTASEFAAHYNNNNNSGNTLGQDGRNQFFLAGYQVSGGGQKGKGKGGWALDGTYAYYEAYSWTGALIDSDFNSNSLNGQGFGIKASYNFTENITGSLNWRHSEQIDNNIVNVSQVLPTGGTTKGGFSNTDLVQVDLVWKF